A segment of the Nitrospina gracilis 3/211 genome:
TATACGGATTTTCCGGGTTTCCTCAAGCGGGTGGGAACACCTTCAAATTTCATAATCCACGACAACAGTGGGGTGGCAGATCTCCCTTGCGAGCTGAATGACGGGCTGGTGCACCGGGTGCCGGGCGTAGGACTCAAGCCCCTCCCGGTCGTCGAAATGGGTGGTCAGGACGACGTCGAAGGAGCGCTCCGATTCCTTGAAGTCACGCCCCACCTCAAGAAACCGCAGGGAATCGATTTTACCCACCATGCCTTCCAACGCATTCACCAGCGAATCCACGTTATCAGGAGTTTTGTCCTTCAGTTTGAACATGACGATGTGCTTGACCA
Coding sequences within it:
- a CDS encoding Dabb family protein is translated as MVKHIVMFKLKDKTPDNVDSLVNALEGMVGKIDSLRFLEVGRDFKESERSFDVVLTTHFDDREGLESYARHPVHQPVIQLAREICHPTVVVDYEI